The following proteins are encoded in a genomic region of Papaver somniferum cultivar HN1 unplaced genomic scaffold, ASM357369v1 unplaced-scaffold_10, whole genome shotgun sequence:
- the LOC113326986 gene encoding von Willebrand factor A domain-containing protein 5A-like isoform X1 produces the protein MAEERLTRAIEEGMKLSKRILLCKQYSNKYYSVSPPQQPIMEKILSKKLSSSSSFNHSSYLLPTSPMVYAVISDPIIVDNPDIPSYQPHIHGKCVPSALIPLHMNEISMKIDCFLDTAFITVIGVWRVHCVKRNRVCTCRLIVPMSEQGSVLGVEVDVNGKQHRKYTTELIPLEEQMDTGKLGKSHRGGFLTPEMFALTIPQAEGGSDISVKINWSQKLSFNSGQFSLSIPFKFPEFVSPPGKGNPRIEKITLNVESGTGTEVLGLQASHPLKVVTKQAGRLECSYEEDVSTWSQIEFKFSYTIRCTTVSSSDIMGGLLLHSPSKQDFDQREMFCFYLFPGNNQSKKVFRKEVVFLIDISGSIQGRPLESVMGALYASLMNLNQEDMFSLIAFNGETFLFSSSLQLATTEAIEQATEWMQTHFVAAGGTNILLPLSQAMEMFSNTFDSKTIPLIFIITDGSVENEKHICELVRNQVTTRGWRFPRISTLGIGLHCNHYFLRMLALIGKGHYGAALHPDLIDIQFQRLYTSASSTVLANITLDELNCLDAIEVYPQYIPDLSSGNPLIVSGRYKGEFPDSLKVSGFFSDMSNFTINLKAQRAKGVSLDRVVAKQQMDVLTAQAWLSQSIELGEKVARISIQSSVPSEYTRMILCQTERETLASESIGLQEVHKVNMKKLVDSEGHKIILLRSLGYGFGNIKATAENVFPGFGDQLFPDSASDPITKAASTFCAEYCDCCCCMCFIRTCSRINDQGAIVLTQLCTALSCFGLLNCCVDLCCDF, from the exons ATGGCAGAAGAAAGACTAACAAGAGCAATTGAAGAAGGAATGAAACTATCAAAAAGAATCCTATTGTGTAAACAATACAGTAACAAATATTACTCTGTTTCACCTCCACAACAACCTATAATGGAGAAGATTCTATCGAAgaaattatcatcttcatcatcatttaACCATTCTTCTTATCTATTACCAACATCTCCAATGGTTTATGCAGTGATTTCTGACCCAATAATAGTTGATAATCCTGATATACCAAGCTATCAACCACATATACATGGAAAATGTGTTCCATCAGCTTTGATTCCTCTGCATATGAATGAAATTTCAATGAAAATTGATTGTTTTTTAGATACTGCGTTTATTACCGTTATTGGGGTATGGAGAGTTCATTGTGTTAAGCGGAATCGGGTTTGTACTTGTCGATTGATCGTGCCGATGTCAGAACAG GGTTCAGTTCTAGGTGTTGAGGTTGATGTTAATGGAAAACAACATAGAAAATACACAACTGAGCTAATCCCCTTGGAAGAACAAATGGATACTGGGAAACTAGGGAAATCCCACCGCGGAGGCTTCTTAACACCTGAAATGTTTGCCTTGACAATACCTCAG GCTGAAGGAGGCTCAGATATTTCAGTTAAAATCAATTGGTCACAGAAATTGTCATTTAATAGTGGGCAGTTCTCACTCAGTATACCTTTCAAATTTCCCGAATTCGTAAGTCCTCCTGGAAAGGGAAATCCCAGAATCGAAAAGATAACTTTGAATGTAGAATCTGGTACTGGAACTGAAGTTCTAGGCCTGCAAGCTAGCCATCCTTTGAAG GTTGTAACAAAGCAAGCGGGGAGGTTAGAGTGTTCATATGAAGAAGATGTGTCGACATGGTCACAAATTGAATTCAAGTTTTCATACACGATAAGATGCACAACG GTTTCTTCTAGTGACATAATGGGGGGGTTGCTGTTACATTCTCCTTCGAAGCAAGACTTTGATCAAAGGGAGATGTTCTGCTTTTACCTTTTTCCCGGCAATAACCAGAGCAAAAAG GTATTTAGGAAGGAAGTTGTATTTCTCATTGACATTAGTGGAAGCATACAAGGAAGGCCCCTCGAGAGCGTCATGGGAGCGCTGTATGCATccctaatgaatctcaatcaggaggACATGTTTAGTCTTATAGCTTTCAACGGAGAAACTTTCTTATTCTCATCATCACTTCAACTGGCAACCACAGAAGCCATTGAACAAGCTACTGAATGGATGCAGACACACTTTGTTGCAGCGGGTGGAACTAACATTCTACTACCCCTGAGTCAA GCAATGGAGATGTTCTCTAATACGTTTGATTCCAAAACAATACCTCTCATATTTATCATTACTGATGGAAGTGTTGAAAATGAAAAACACATATGTGAACTCGTACGAAATCAAGTGACAACTAGAGGGTGGAGATTTCCTCGTATCTCCACATTAGGTATAG GTTTACACTGCAACCACTATTTCTTGCGAATGCTTGCACTAATTGGCAAAGGTCATTATGGTGCTGCGTTGCATCCAG ATCTTATTGATATTCAATTCCAAAGACTGTATACTTCAGCCTCATCCACAGTTCTTGCGAATATAACTCTCGATGAATTAAATTGTTTAGATGCAATTGAG GTTTATCCTCAATATATTCCAGATCTTTCCTCTGGAAACCCATTGATAGTTTCCGGAAGATATAAAGGGGAATTCCCTGATTCTCTTAAAGTTAGTGGTTTCTTCTCAGATATGAGTAACTTCACGATAAACTTGAAAGCACAACGGGCAAAGGGAGTCTCTCTTGACAGA GTAGTTGCAAAGCAACAGATGGACGTACTCACAGCTCAAGCGTGGCTTTCACAAAGTATTGAACTCGGGGAGAAG GTTGCCAGAATAAGCATACAAAGTAGTGTTCCATCTGAATACACTCGAATGATCTTATGTCAGACCGAAAGAGAGACACTAGCATCCGAATCAATTGGATTACAAGAG GTTCACAAAGTTAACATGAAAAAGCTTGTAGATTCAGAAGGACACAAGATAATATTGCTGAGAAGCTTGGGATATGGATTTGGTAACATAAAAGCCACTGCAGAAAACGTTTTCCCGGGATTTGGAGATCAATTATTCCCTGATTCTGCATCAGACCCGATCACCAAGGCCGCTTCAACCTTTTGCGCCGAGTactgtgattgttgttgttgcatgTGCTTTATCCGGACTTGTTCTCGCATAAACGATCAAGGTGCTATTGTTCTTACTCAGCTTTGCACCGCATTATCGTGCTTTGGATTACTCAATTGTTGCGTGGATTTATGCTGTGACTTCTAA
- the LOC113326986 gene encoding inter-alpha-trypsin inhibitor heavy chain H3-like isoform X2, producing the protein MDTGKLGKSHRGGFLTPEMFALTIPQAEGGSDISVKINWSQKLSFNSGQFSLSIPFKFPEFVSPPGKGNPRIEKITLNVESGTGTEVLGLQASHPLKVVTKQAGRLECSYEEDVSTWSQIEFKFSYTIRCTTVSSSDIMGGLLLHSPSKQDFDQREMFCFYLFPGNNQSKKVFRKEVVFLIDISGSIQGRPLESVMGALYASLMNLNQEDMFSLIAFNGETFLFSSSLQLATTEAIEQATEWMQTHFVAAGGTNILLPLSQAMEMFSNTFDSKTIPLIFIITDGSVENEKHICELVRNQVTTRGWRFPRISTLGIGLHCNHYFLRMLALIGKGHYGAALHPDLIDIQFQRLYTSASSTVLANITLDELNCLDAIEVYPQYIPDLSSGNPLIVSGRYKGEFPDSLKVSGFFSDMSNFTINLKAQRAKGVSLDRVVAKQQMDVLTAQAWLSQSIELGEKVARISIQSSVPSEYTRMILCQTERETLASESIGLQEVHKVNMKKLVDSEGHKIILLRSLGYGFGNIKATAENVFPGFGDQLFPDSASDPITKAASTFCAEYCDCCCCMCFIRTCSRINDQGAIVLTQLCTALSCFGLLNCCVDLCCDF; encoded by the exons ATGGATACTGGGAAACTAGGGAAATCCCACCGCGGAGGCTTCTTAACACCTGAAATGTTTGCCTTGACAATACCTCAG GCTGAAGGAGGCTCAGATATTTCAGTTAAAATCAATTGGTCACAGAAATTGTCATTTAATAGTGGGCAGTTCTCACTCAGTATACCTTTCAAATTTCCCGAATTCGTAAGTCCTCCTGGAAAGGGAAATCCCAGAATCGAAAAGATAACTTTGAATGTAGAATCTGGTACTGGAACTGAAGTTCTAGGCCTGCAAGCTAGCCATCCTTTGAAG GTTGTAACAAAGCAAGCGGGGAGGTTAGAGTGTTCATATGAAGAAGATGTGTCGACATGGTCACAAATTGAATTCAAGTTTTCATACACGATAAGATGCACAACG GTTTCTTCTAGTGACATAATGGGGGGGTTGCTGTTACATTCTCCTTCGAAGCAAGACTTTGATCAAAGGGAGATGTTCTGCTTTTACCTTTTTCCCGGCAATAACCAGAGCAAAAAG GTATTTAGGAAGGAAGTTGTATTTCTCATTGACATTAGTGGAAGCATACAAGGAAGGCCCCTCGAGAGCGTCATGGGAGCGCTGTATGCATccctaatgaatctcaatcaggaggACATGTTTAGTCTTATAGCTTTCAACGGAGAAACTTTCTTATTCTCATCATCACTTCAACTGGCAACCACAGAAGCCATTGAACAAGCTACTGAATGGATGCAGACACACTTTGTTGCAGCGGGTGGAACTAACATTCTACTACCCCTGAGTCAA GCAATGGAGATGTTCTCTAATACGTTTGATTCCAAAACAATACCTCTCATATTTATCATTACTGATGGAAGTGTTGAAAATGAAAAACACATATGTGAACTCGTACGAAATCAAGTGACAACTAGAGGGTGGAGATTTCCTCGTATCTCCACATTAGGTATAG GTTTACACTGCAACCACTATTTCTTGCGAATGCTTGCACTAATTGGCAAAGGTCATTATGGTGCTGCGTTGCATCCAG ATCTTATTGATATTCAATTCCAAAGACTGTATACTTCAGCCTCATCCACAGTTCTTGCGAATATAACTCTCGATGAATTAAATTGTTTAGATGCAATTGAG GTTTATCCTCAATATATTCCAGATCTTTCCTCTGGAAACCCATTGATAGTTTCCGGAAGATATAAAGGGGAATTCCCTGATTCTCTTAAAGTTAGTGGTTTCTTCTCAGATATGAGTAACTTCACGATAAACTTGAAAGCACAACGGGCAAAGGGAGTCTCTCTTGACAGA GTAGTTGCAAAGCAACAGATGGACGTACTCACAGCTCAAGCGTGGCTTTCACAAAGTATTGAACTCGGGGAGAAG GTTGCCAGAATAAGCATACAAAGTAGTGTTCCATCTGAATACACTCGAATGATCTTATGTCAGACCGAAAGAGAGACACTAGCATCCGAATCAATTGGATTACAAGAG GTTCACAAAGTTAACATGAAAAAGCTTGTAGATTCAGAAGGACACAAGATAATATTGCTGAGAAGCTTGGGATATGGATTTGGTAACATAAAAGCCACTGCAGAAAACGTTTTCCCGGGATTTGGAGATCAATTATTCCCTGATTCTGCATCAGACCCGATCACCAAGGCCGCTTCAACCTTTTGCGCCGAGTactgtgattgttgttgttgcatgTGCTTTATCCGGACTTGTTCTCGCATAAACGATCAAGGTGCTATTGTTCTTACTCAGCTTTGCACCGCATTATCGTGCTTTGGATTACTCAATTGTTGCGTGGATTTATGCTGTGACTTCTAA